The Rosa chinensis cultivar Old Blush chromosome 7, RchiOBHm-V2, whole genome shotgun sequence DNA segment AAAAACGAGATCCAACCAGGTTGCTTGGCGGGCACTGAGAATGTTCTTTGTTTCCCTTCGCCTCCGTCAACGGTGATAAGAGGAAATCAAGGCTGGAAAAATGGCCGACGAGAGGAGGCGCTCCATATGGGACTAGTCCAACGGTCAGAGGTGGCTGGACGGCAGAGAACCCGCCGGCCGGGTCAGGTCGGTAACCGGGTTGTGCTAGAGAGAAtttggaaattagggtttttaactaaaatggaaattttcCTTATTAGATGGGTGAAATTACTATTTTTAATAGGTTTCCTGAAATAATAACTTTTCAAATCTTAACTTCTttatacgaactctgatttttacgtgCCACATGTTAACGAACTCGATTTAATTCTACAACTTTTTAGAAGGAAGTTTCTTCAAAAAGTGAATCATAGAAAACATTGGGAGCCCCTAAAAGtttgaataaaagtaaaaagtaaataTTCTAATCGTTTACCATCTAAATGACCTATAAACAGGTAATTCTAGGTACGGGACGTAACAATTTTGTACtagtgaaaagaataaaaatcctTAAATTTCAAGTTTGAAGATGCCCTCTCTAGAACGGGCATGTGTGTGTCTAGGGCCCTAGCCCTTCACTAAGGAATCCATTTTTTTAGTCATATTAAGGGATGACCTGTCTTAGGGCCCacattttattttgattttgtttaatCACATATTAACAAATTGACCGTTAGATTTTTAGGTTTCcatgcatgagtagatcacttatgccATCTTTTagccaaaatgaaaattattaaaatatcgaattagatcaaatcaatagacgaacTAAATATGTCCAATTTGAACAATTTACGTTCATAATAataaatcacgattataaattaattcaagttGAAATCGAGAAGATAATATCTGATTTCTCTACCTTTTCTGGTCTTCTTTAGTGTTAGtgtgtttctttatttttattttttatttttctacgatttatttgttttatattgagaattattttaaaaaataattttatttggttttttcttcatcatcagattAGATCTAGTGGTTGCTAACATCCCACTTGGGAAATTATATATGATTTGATAATTTTATCACTAACAAATGGCCATGTGATTGCACATAGGAAATTCTGACCAAAAATTGGCTAAAGCATTAAAATGGATGCCAATGGAATAATACGAAGACCATGCCACTCTTTAAGTTGTGGTACTAAAAAAATGCAATTGGTGataattcaggtaccatttgagAATTCTAGTATCATATATTAGATATATACACATACGTATATGTATTTATGGTAGAGTTTATTCATAGTATTTATTCTGGAAAGAGTACTAGATTTAGACTAAAAATTTAACatctaaaagtgaaaaataaaaatttattgattGTCCAAACTAAAATGAATTTTGAGGTTGAATGCTCGCTCTTATTTTCACTCACATTGAATAAATAAACGAAATACAACAATTCgttcaaaataaaaacacaagGTAAACAATTGCGTTAAAGTAGAAAAACTCGTACAATCACAACTCACAATACCCAAGCAAGACACTTGATCAACAGGAATTTGAAGGAGAAAGCAGGTGATCATAGATTATGAAGTTTTGCGGTCATCGGTATCACGGTTGGACGTGGAAGGCTCTTTGTGTTTGCTTCCTCGCGTACGACTACGTCGACCAGACTCACGTTTATCACGACGAAGCGAATCTTTATCTGAACCATTTGATTTATTGTCATCTTCTTGTGATTCCAGTTCCACATCtggatcttcatcatcatcatcatcatcaattgTGACAGACACACTTTGGTCACCATTATGATCACGGTTCCGATTTGTTTTAGGCTCTCTTTTTTGGGTGCGACCACTAGAACCACGTTTCCGGCGACGAGAACTTTTATCTGAATCTTTAGGTTGATCtgattcttcatcatcatcttcggAGTCTAATTCCTCATTTGAATCGGCACCAATTGCAGCAATTATGTTGTCACCATGATTGGAGTCTCTTTTTCCTTGTGCTCTAGTACGACGACGAATAGGACGTTTACGACGACTAGGACTTTTGTCAGgatcattttcttctccttcctcACCGCCGTCACCATAAGATTTCGGTTCAACATTCGGATTTTGATCATCTATATTGACAGCTACACTTTGGTTAGCTGTGGGGATGCTCTGAAAGGTGTGAACTTCTCCTTGCTCCTCTGCATGAGAAACACCTTGATCTCCGTATGCTGCCCttgactttttcttcttcttatgcaAGCAAAAGAGACCAATTGCAAGGAATGCAAGAAAGAACAATCCACCAAGAGAGACAAAAGTGGCAAGATAAACAGTGCGATGGCTATGAGATGGTGAACTTTGCGGTGATGGGGCAATTGAATTATAATAAGGACTTGGTGCTGGGCATACACACTGGCAAATTGGTGGCTCTGGGGTGAGTATCGGAGGAAACTTGGGTGAGGATGATGGCGGCAACAGAGAAGGTGGTGGTGTGtatgatggtggcagtgtaggtGGTGATGGTGACGGTGACAATGGTGAAAGTGGTGGATGTGATGGTGGTGGAACTGAAGGAGCGGGATGAGGAGGTGGTAATGGTGTAAGTGGTGGACTTAATGGCGGTGGCAATGAAGGTGGGGGACTTGCTGGTGGCGGCACCGGAGGTGGTGAACTTGATGGTGGCTGCACCGGAGGTGGTGGACTTGATGGTGGCGGCACTGCAGGCGGGGTTAGTGCGGGTGGTAAAGGTGAAGGTGGTGGACTTGGTGGCTGCACTGAAGGTGGAGGTGGCAATGAAGGTGGTGGGTGTGAAGGTGGCAACATAGTAGGCGGTAAAGGtgatggtgaaggtggtggATGTAATGGTGGCGATATTGAAGGTGATGGATGAGATGGTGGCGGTGGTGTAGGTGTTTtaggtggtggtgatgatggtgAAGGTGTGGGATGTGATgatggcggtggtggtggtggtgaaggtggtggcgGCAGTTTGTGTGGTGGATGTTTATGGGGTGGGTGTGAGGGTGGCGGTAGTGTAGGTGGTGGTCCTGATGGTGaaggtgatggtggtggtggtagttTGTGTGGTGGATGTTTATGGGGTGGGTGCGAAGGTGGTGGtcctggtggtggtggtggtggtggtggtggctgtgaaggtggtggtggatGTTTATGTGGTGGATATATGGGCGGTGGTATTGAAGGTGGAGGTGGTGGAACTGAAGTTGGTGGTGggggtgatggtggtggtggtgaaagTAGTGGTGGGGAGTAATatgatggaggtggtggtggcggcggtggtGAAGGTTGTGGTGGGGAGTAGTAAGATGAAGGTGGTGGTGGCAGTGGCATTtgtggcggtggtggtggtagtGCTAGCGGAGGCGGCAAAGGTGGTGATATAGTTCGAGTAGTGTCGTTACATGGTGGTGAGGGTGGTGGTGGGGGTGGAGGTGGGAGTGTTGTAGTAGTTTCGTTAcatggtggtgaaggtggtggtggtggtggtgagtaGTAAGGATACGAtgaaggtggtggtggcggGGAATAGTATGGATAACTGGCCATTGTACCAGTGGGATTGAAGAAACTGGTGCTAGTTGTGAGATAGTCTGATTGTGCGCGCGGGTTCTATTTAAACTGGAGGGAAGTCTTTCCTTTGATCAAaactcatcaaaagtctttACATTATAGAATGACTTTGAAAGTATGACTTTGAGTGCCACGTCTAGGGACCATGCTTACAATAACATTTTTATGTTGTTGAGCAAGGAATATATTATCATTCGTTATATTCAAATTGTAATTGAGATCATTTAAGTTCTTCATTTACCCACTGCAAAATAAATGACAACCAGATGACTCCAGGAAAGAGAATaagaaacacacaaaaacaagtAGTCAATTAGACTCCACTAATGGCTAATTAACATTCAGACGACTGATGTTACGGTAGTACTGCAGtcacaattagcaacaacatgGAAACTTAGCAACTTGTAATTCATTTAAATATATAATTAGTGCTTAATATATAATTAGGACTTGTGGTGGTTGAGCCTAATATTGTGTTTAGACCTTTGTGCATTTGAAGGAGAAAACCCTCCAGAAGAATAGCGTGTGAACTTTGCATACAATATATAGAGTTATGTCTTCCACTAGACAATGCATGACGCATGCATTGCTTACGCAGGAgctaggtttttatttttattttcagtaaGCCATATATTGTTGAGTAATCAGCATCGAATTAGTTGACCGCAGAAAAATAATCTGCACTACAGTAGACTTGCAGCTCAGAGGAAGCATGCAATATGCATTCGTATATTTATAAGTACTGGTCGTGTCTTCTCTTTTTTCATTCACATTTGACATTTCACAGAAGGACACTTCTTTCCCTTCTACCTGGATCAGTGGAGTAAAATAAGTACCGGCTTCAGGAAAAAACAAATAGCAATAagaacacaaaaaataaagataataatcagaaaaaaataacttGCTAGCTGGCTAGCGTTTCTCCAGAAGTATTGCCCAATAGGACTATGCATGCTAGGATTGCTAGCTATAAAAAAAAGTTGCTTGATTCACACGAAATGCTCTAATCCTTCAATATCTCAACTAGATTAAGCATCATTACTCATATTTTTAGAAAAGCAAATTTTATGACAGATGCTCTTGCGGTGTTTATCATTTAATGGTTGGATCTAAATGTTGAGAAGATTTTATCATTTAGTACTTTAGTAGCAATCAATTAAGATCAATTTAGAGCTAACTATCCTTAAAGCTTCAATTTGTAATTTAATTTTATTCTTATTTAAcgaggaaaagaaaaatcaaaccgtTATTTAAACACTCATGTATGTATATGAATACTAATGTGCATCTGTGTGACGTAGTTTTGTACACTCAAGAAAGCAATGCATGTAGACAGGCAACTTGTGGAACAGCAACTTGAGTGTGATCGAGGTGGCTTTCTAATTAAGAAGCCTTGTGTATAGATTCATCCTAATCAATTCTTATAGGGTTTACTGGTGTTTGGGAAACGAAATGAAACTTTGAAGTGTTCTACGGATTATATATCAATTCATGTTCATCGCATTGGTCAATATTAATTATCTTAATTTGTTTTATAATTGAATGACTCTCACACACAAGTTGGTATTAACATTATAACGTTCCAATTCGCACAAACAAATTAGTTAGATAAAATGTAGCCCAGGTCATTGGTTTACTTGTTGATCAGTATATTATTGTACCCATCCCATGCAAGTTGCATTCTCAATTTTCTTTGCTAGTTAGCTGTATTTTATATCGTGTAGTTATTTATTGAGTCATAATATAGTATTTACTTGACTCATTCTTAATtagtcatttttttattttaaatctTTGAACTCGTGACTCGTGAGTATTGAAGCTTTGCTTTCATTCTTTTAAGCCTTTAAGGAGACATATTACCCGAAAGACGGAGACACTTTGGTTTTGCATGTTTATATTAATTAACTTCTTTCTCACGGCACCATATCTCCATTATAACAAGTTCATTGGAAATAATTGACTTAATAAATCATTTCACGTACAAAGTCCTGACTTAAATGATTTTTTCACATACTAGTAATTCTATTCTCACTCTCAACATTTGCATTTGAACCGCACATTCATTAAAGTTTCAACTTACTCTTTCGAACATCCAATATGCCATCGATCTCTAATCTTCCGAAAATGTCCTCAATTTGAACCATATTTTAGGTTCTTCTGTAAAGAAAATCAATAGAGCACTAAGAGCAGCCACTATGTTCTGCTTCCATTTATCCCTCAGACACCAAGCTGAGCTTCTGCAGCATCTAGTCGAGTACGTAGCAGCCACCGCAAAGAACAGCGTTGCTTCCTTAGTATCTCATATGAGAACCTTCCCGTGAGAAGAAGTCCAGCGTTATTTTGGAGTTGAATGAATCATGTATGAGAGAGCATATCTAAAGGCTTTATTGAGAATtcgacaaaaaagaagaaggcttTATTGAGAATTTGACAACAAAAAATAGGCTTTATTGAGAATGAATTATAGACCAATATATTTTAAAAATGATGGTGTTGGATTGGCTTGCTCAAATTTTAGTCAATGAGTCTGGTAGTTGAATGTTTGTGAAATGAAATGTGATACTCTTCCCAACCGACTGTAGTGGGTTTAATGAGGCCACTATATACTCCTTAATGTAGTTTATTTGATTATAAATGAATCattcttttgataaaaaaaaaatatatatatatatatatatattattttaaagTCGTCAAAGAATTTTTGCTGCTCACAAATTGGTGATATATGAAGATCGATCAGAATTCTCACTGTATAATTGTTGGACATAAAGGCTCCAACTCTTTAGGGCTGCATGCATTTCTTGTTTTCGTTTGGATTGTACGTGTATACACCATTTAACTAATGCTTATTATATGTTTGTTTGAACTACAGATATGAGAGCAATTGCAATAATTATTCTTTACTGTTTTGTTTGCCAAACAAGTTATTAAACATCATttcaaaggggaaaaaaaaaagttaataaaCATTGTCATCTATGAATCCGAGTTAATAAAGATCGGGTTGGAGTTTATTATGGAACAAGGGTGAGTTGTCTGTCCGTGCTTGTTGAGAATGACTGTTTGGAAGCTACAGGCTGTTCTTATGGGATgagcaaggttttaaatatcggtattttcatatctatcggtactttgaaaaagggagatatcggatatatcgggaatacagtgtacgaaaatatcgtttttgaaaaaagtcgatttattagaaatttagaactacatataaatacgtatgaatgtaaacttcatctacatccaaaaagagactctaggcggttgaaaagccgctcgctggtctacgaaaatgcaataatcagaccaagacatatgacccatatagtgcgaattgtagtgatgaacatgataattatagatctctttagagctaccgactgtttcccctataagggcactgcgctctgtgcctaaacttatagagtcaaaacttaaggcaattgaagaaacatcagatggggtactttgatcatcagttgcacctctagtcctcctcccatatcgggtcttctcttgagcaccatgaccagctgttctcactccgtggtcttcattttgggtggcatgatcaaaattaccttcacaggtaaattggaatcctccatccatagaagattgtccatattcatatctttcacctccaccacctgttccgcttccaccctctccaccatcatcagaactatctggagttgctgtagcaccccacgcatcatcactatctgaattatcttctgggtttttaacaacttcttcagataagactctctctacgttgattccagcattagttgcagtttctacaacttgtggaagaggtctttgtcacgccccgaattttgaataaagaaattcaaatccgaaacacgAAAACTTAACCAAATGcccaaaatacttagaaactttttCAAATAAATCTGAGCAACAACAAACGTTAATAAAGACTCGATCACTTAAGTCGAATATCACATCAACAAGTGTATACAAAACTCGAGAGAAATGATATACAAATGTACATGCTCACTAGGAGCATACCAAAAACAGCAGTACACTAACAAAAATAGGTTATGAACCTAACACTGCTGCACTCCACGCCCTCGTACTCAGCCCTGGTGGTCCTCACCTGTAGGAATAAccgctacaccatagaatagtgcaccgggattgaacaaaacaaacccggtaagctttttaagcccgtatgagtaaactcaattaaagtgactcacatcactcatgcttataatttctcaactcgtgagataaattaaagcaacaacatttaattccacaacacaaccaaacatcaagttcatatcatatcatctcaACGACAAATTACACTCACttcccctcaacataaagcatttgtcaaaacgatgacctcacaactcattcacaactcactacaagtctcaaaccacaaccgcacttacaattgaattaagtaaaatcagtaatccctgcatggaaacttagttcaggagatcacattaaaaacaaacaatagaaatcatataaatccctgcatggagtttagttcaggaatttacattaaaacaaacaatacaaaaagtggtaatccctacatataacctagttcaggagattacattaaaacaaacaattcaaaagacagtaatccctgcatataacttagttcaggagattacataaaatTTAAC contains these protein-coding regions:
- the LOC112178379 gene encoding vegetative cell wall protein gp1-like, which produces MASYPYYSPPPPPSSYPYYSPPPPPPSPPCNETTTTLPPPPPPPPSPPCNDTTRTISPPLPPPLALPPPPPQMPLPPPPSSYYSPPQPSPPPPPPPPSYYSPPLLSPPPPSPPPPTSVPPPPPSIPPPIYPPHKHPPPPSQPPPPPPPPPGPPPSHPPHKHPPHKLPPPPSPSPSGPPPTLPPPSHPPHKHPPHKLPPPPSPPPPPPSSHPTPSPSSPPPKTPTPPPPSHPSPSISPPLHPPPSPSPLPPTMLPPSHPPPSLPPPPSVQPPSPPPSPLPPALTPPAVPPPSSPPPPVQPPSSSPPPVPPPASPPPSLPPPLSPPLTPLPPPHPAPSVPPPSHPPLSPLSPSPSPPTLPPSYTPPPSLLPPSSSPKFPPILTPEPPICQCVCPAPSPYYNSIAPSPQSSPSHSHRTVYLATFVSLGGLFFLAFLAIGLFCLHKKKKKSRAAYGDQGVSHAEEQGEVHTFQSIPTANQSVAVNIDDQNPNVEPKSYGDGGEEGEENDPDKSPSRRKRPIRRRTRAQGKRDSNHGDNIIAAIGADSNEELDSEDDDEESDQPKDSDKSSRRRKRGSSGRTQKREPKTNRNRDHNGDQSVSVTIDDDDDDEDPDVELESQEDDNKSNGSDKDSLRRDKRESGRRSRTRGSKHKEPSTSNRDTDDRKTS